The nucleotide sequence CATCTAACGTTGCTATCATTTGACTGATGCCCTCCAATGCAGGAAAGAGATTCTGTGCCTTGGTGGCAAATTTCTTGGCACCTGATACATCCTCGGCCATGAACTTTCGTTCCGCTATCTCTTTCGCTCTGAAGGCCTCATCTTTATTGCATTCCATTCTGGAAACTTCTTTACCTGACACAAACCTTCCTCCCTATTAAATCTCACCACCTAAGGCCAATTAAAACGTAGTGTTCAGCTCCATAGCAGCTAGAAAACATTCCTTAAGAACATACTCTCCTCCGCCTGAACAAAAGGCAAACAATGAGAAACACAACTGAAAAGCACGAACACAGCATTGCAGGATTTTCAACCATGAAGTCCTACTGCCCGCCAACATTCATCCTAAATTTAACAAAACGAAGCcaaaaattttatcaaaattcaatttttaatttatttttaacaaCATTGTTGCCGCTAGGAGGACGTGCACGAACCCCAAATCCACTGACATTACGAAGAATTGAAAGATTTTGAGTTGAACCATCTTCGTGCCTACCAGAACCCTAGCGTCGACAAACTCCATACTCCCAAAACACCATAGTCAAACATGGAAACAACCGTCAAGTACAAAGCAGAGGAGCAAAGGCAAAAGCTTCAAAAAGAATCCGACAAAAGGCTTAAAGAGCAACGCAATGGTCAGAGCCTAGGGTTCTGGAAGCACGGAGCAGCGATCACTTAGTAATCGGTTCTCCCAGAAGGTGGGACGCAGAAACCCTAGACGGCTCAATCTCCGGCCACCGGGCGCGGCCGGAAGCAAAATTTGGATCAAAAGCGAACTGCAGTGGAGCAGAAGCGACCGAGACGTTACCCGATTGGAGAACTCCCATTAATCCACGGGAATTTGAATTGCGAGGGCTGAATGAAAGCAAAGCAAGCTGTTCTCCTATTCTTCCCCCAAGTCGAAAATTGAAATACCAACATGCCCAAGAAGagcaaagggaagaagaagaggcattTCCTAACTCAACCCCAACTGAAGTTAAATTTTAACCCTAGTtgtgaagaaaaggaagattctaGAGAAACATTTAATAGGTATctatttttaatgataaataaagtTGAAGTGCATCTATTTTCTATTTTAGTATTTAATTTTAAAGCGATGAAACACTTAATACTCATTTCAAGCACAAAATAATATTTACTTTAATTATTAAGCATATCCTATAAATAGGTCAAAAGCATCGTCGGCGAGTGGAACTAAAATAAGTCCGTTTTGGTCACATGTTTTCCACGTGGGAACAAACCTTGAGCCTCACTCACCCTTGTAATTCTAGCTGGAGTTGAAAGCTCTTTATGGATGCCTATTTCCATCCTTGATGATAATAATTGGTTGTTTGAGAatcctaatttttctcttgaagatgTTCAAACATCTTATATCAATGATTATTCCTCTCATTTTGATATTAatatttataacaaaattattagaattattagaattttcctttttaaggaaAATTctacaatcttttttgaaaatATCTTAACATTCCATTTCAGCATAGAAATGAGTGATGGAGGAtgactaaaaaataataataataataaaaagatacatatattttaaattaaatgatATATATGGAGTCAATGAAAAGCTATTAATAAGGTCAAATTTAACTATGCTAAACCATTGATCTTACTTATTCTTAGGTTGAAGCTTCCTCCTATGAAGGGTCGAATGAGGTTAGGTATGCTCCTATCAAATAGGGTAAGCCTAATTTAGGTTGGGTTAGGCtgaatattgatatattttataattatatttaaagtGGCTTATTCATGTCTCATAAATATTCTAAGTAATCTGACCAAGCTTCATGCCAGATGTGATGGGATTTGTTAACATTACCTTCTATAATTGTTAATAGATCGGAGAAAAAAAGCTAAATTTTAAGTGAGATGTAGCACTGTaggtaataaaaaaaaagagtacaAAATCTTTTTATtatcccttttttttcttctatttatgATCACATTATTTATATTTTCTGATATTATGATAATCAGATGTATATGAGATGTTTAATCAGCAAAGTTTTAGATTAGAATCATGAGGAAATCAAGGGAAGGTGGTGGCACAATGTTTCAATTGGTACTATAAATTTCCTCAAACTTAATATTTCCTAAAGAATTTAATAAGTCGGAGATCAcctcaaaaattttcttttttgcctTAATATAACACACATCGAGTGaatcatattttaattatttttttacacTTTAGTTGATTTAATATTATGGACGTTTTGATAGTTCTTTTTTCTTTATAGTCTTTTTTATGCATATAAAAAACTGTTATTTTTTAAAAGCCTTATTTAAAAGAAAACTTAAATCCCCTTTCGAAAAATAATCAACTCTTTTGATTATTTCTTTTATTTCATATTATGATAACTATGTGCCTAAGGTCAAGATTGACGCGGGACATTACATCAACTTGACATTTCGGACCCGGATACAACAGTCGCTAGCTCCCACGCTATCCGATATTGTACAAGATGGTGTTGCATAGCACAGAGCTGCTCCGAAAAGACGGGAACGGTTCTGCACCAACTTGTTCAATACCAATCTCCGTGTGGGTGACTATGCACATTCGGAATCGGATCAAATCGTACTGAAGCCTTGATCCACAATAGTTTCCTTATGCTCGTTCACGTCCAAAAGAAATCCTAAAACTAATGTTCTTCGTTTCAAACATGCACGAGGAAGATGAATGAGCATTAAGGCAACTGAATTCTTCTTTTCAATCTTTCTTCAGAATTGCTCGAGTATGTGTAGAACCTAATATCAAACTCCATAGCTTTTATAAAGTCCAAGCACTGGTCAAACTCCGGAAACAATAATATGCTCTTTCAGCAGTAatgagtgtgtatatatatatatatatatatatatatatatatatatatatatatatatatatatatatatatatatatatagagagagagagagagagagagagagagagagagagagtattacATGTGCTTCATCACAGTGTTGACTCGCGATTTCCATAGAGGTGGGCATACACGACTTTGGTCCTGTAAACCAAAATGCTGCTGAAGATAACTGCAACAACGCAGAATCCAGACATCAAcagggaagaaagaaagaagcacTCAGTTCCGTCGCACTCGAGTGCCTTCTCCTCGCCCAGACTTGCTCCGGTGAGCGGCGAAGCCGAGTTGTGGTGCATCCGAGCCTGTCTTGATGCTTCGTAGTCGTACATGCCACTGACGATGACGCCGGAGAACACCAGCGAACCAGCTGGATTTGCCACCGTCAGAAAGTTGTACAGTGCTCCGAAGTTCTTCAGACCAAACAGCTCCGAGGCCGCCGCCGGCACGATCGACCAGTGAGCGCCGTATCCGAGCCCGATGAGCAGCGTCCCGACGTGCATCGCCCCCGGCCAAGCCAACGCAAAGCAAAGATGGCCTACTGCCATTAAGACTTGAGCTACTGCCAGTGCCGCAGGCCTCGGGTACGCGCGATCCCTGCTCAGATTCACAAGCGTAAGAGATGTAAGACCATAAAATTACGAGCGAAGCATTGTGGAATCTGAAGAAGAGCAACATTTCAAGAACTAATTGAAGAAAACAGCAGATGAGAAGAATTTTATTGCATTGACAGCAGCAAGTGCAATGGAGAAGGCATTACCTGACGATAACCTCAGACACATAGCCTCCTCCAATTCGTCCGAGGAAGTTCCATATGCTGATCATGGAGACGAAGATGTGAGTGTCCTCGTACCCCAGAGACTGGCTCATCTGCCCCAGGTTATCGATCACCGTCAACCCGGATCCTGACCCCAACAAGAGAGAGAAAAATAGCAACCAAAAGTCTGCTTTGATCAGTGCTTGCAACAGGGTGAAGTCCTCCCCCCTGTGCGGACCTCTTCTCCTTCTCACCCTCACGGCTCCTTCTGCTGCAGCTTGGAAAAGCCTTGCCTGTAGCTGCACGATTCGCTTCTGCCTCTCCGATTCAGGGAGCGAGTCGACTTCCATGGGCTTCTCGTCTTCCACCTCACTCAAGATTACCTCTGAAGGCCTATCTGATCCATCTCTTTCTCCTTTCTGATGCTCTGGTAAGAGACACTCACGAGCGAGGTCAGGTTCGTCGGGATAGAAGGTCATGAGCACAGGTATTGCAACAGGGACTGTGAGAACAGAGAGCAGTATGAGTGTAAGCAAGATCGTAACAGCTGGGCTCAAGTCAACCATATCCTCGAGCAGCATGACACCCATTAAATAAGCAGCGAGGAGCAAGCAGACACTATAGATGAAGGTGAAGCTCGAAGCATCGGAAGACCGCACTTGTTTGTGGCCTCCAACAGGTCTAACGATGAACATCAAGGCGATCACCACCATGGCTGGCCCAACTGCGAGCATAAAGATCAGAGCCGCGTGATCCGGTGTGTGTACGATGGCGTAGATTTGGGTTATAATGGCACCACTCAGGCCTGCAAATCCCTTCAGAATGCCCACGACGGGTCCCCTGTTCTTGGGGAAGTTCTGCACACAAGAAACTAGAGCAGCAGTATTGTAGTACGTCTCCCCATTGTTGCCAACAAAGATGAGGATGCACATCTGCATCAGGAACACCAAACATACATCAACTCGACACACCAGAAATCAACAAAAGCAGCAAGATCGATAAGAAATAAAGCATGGTACAGTTCGGGAACTGCAAGTGCAGAAGATTTCGGCTATCACAAGAACAGCATCAAACAAATGGATTGATGAACGTAAACCGGCAAAGAGTTATTCAGATTATGTTCACCAGGAAGAACACGCGGATCTACTGAAGAATTCAGATAGGATCAAATTAAGAATCATAAGATATGTTTGGCAGAAAGGATACCGAATCTGACTTACCACCCACAGAGGCAAAGCCGGCACTCGCCCTGTCACGACGAGCCAAACCAATCCGTAACCGATCAGATTCTGCAGCGCGCCGATGAGCAGAGCAGCCCAGAGGGGCAGGACCTCGCAGAGGGTGCCGGCCAGGAACCCGACGCTGTCACCGAGGTCCTTGGCCACTCCTAGGCCGGCGATCTGGCGCTGGTTGTATCCCAGGGAGCTCTTTATCACCGGTGAGATGCTGCCGAACAGGTAGCCGATCCCTGCCCAAGACTGCATCCACATTGCCGCCACAAACACCAGCCATCGGTTGTTCAACAAGGACTGCAGCCTTCCGCGGAACCTGCTCATCGTCGCTCACCTCAGTAAGCTGAACGAATCGAACCAAAGATGAGACCTTTGGCCCTTATCAACGGTGCCTGGACCAGAGGCAGCAAGGGAAAATGATCGTGTCGGATGCTATCTTCCTTTTTCGTATTCAGATTAGTTATTCTTTTCCTTCCTCCTCGGTCATTGCATTTGATAGCTTCGGAAGAGAAGAAATCCgggtgagaaaaaaaaagaaaaaaaaaaagaaaagttggaTCCTTTGCTTCGTTTTATAAGCTCGAACCTTTCCCTTTTTCTTCCTATTTTTCTACTTTGTT is from Musa acuminata AAA Group cultivar baxijiao chromosome BXJ3-8, Cavendish_Baxijiao_AAA, whole genome shotgun sequence and encodes:
- the LOC135644495 gene encoding protein NUCLEAR FUSION DEFECTIVE 4-like, translated to MSRFRGRLQSLLNNRWLVFVAAMWMQSWAGIGYLFGSISPVIKSSLGYNQRQIAGLGVAKDLGDSVGFLAGTLCEVLPLWAALLIGALQNLIGYGLVWLVVTGRVPALPLWVMCILIFVGNNGETYYNTAALVSCVQNFPKNRGPVVGILKGFAGLSGAIITQIYAIVHTPDHAALIFMLAVGPAMVVIALMFIVRPVGGHKQVRSSDASSFTFIYSVCLLLAAYLMGVMLLEDMVDLSPAVTILLTLILLSVLTVPVAIPVLMTFYPDEPDLARECLLPEHQKGERDGSDRPSEVILSEVEDEKPMEVDSLPESERQKRIVQLQARLFQAAAEGAVRVRRRRGPHRGEDFTLLQALIKADFWLLFFSLLLGSGSGLTVIDNLGQMSQSLGYEDTHIFVSMISIWNFLGRIGGGYVSEVIVRDRAYPRPAALAVAQVLMAVGHLCFALAWPGAMHVGTLLIGLGYGAHWSIVPAAASELFGLKNFGALYNFLTVANPAGSLVFSGVIVSGMYDYEASRQARMHHNSASPLTGASLGEEKALECDGTECFFLSSLLMSGFCVVAVIFSSILVYRTKVVYAHLYGNRESTL